The following proteins are co-located in the Prionailurus viverrinus isolate Anna chromosome A1, UM_Priviv_1.0, whole genome shotgun sequence genome:
- the LOC125173016 gene encoding peptidoglycan recognition protein 4-like, with the protein MLREHSGKGAALAKRGAFSWNETQAKRISEGLQDLFGNISQLIDKGYPTDVSTVVSHKEWGAEAVGCSTPLTRPVDFFVTHHVPGLECHNRTACSQRLWELWDHHVHNNSWCDVAYNFLVGDDGRVYEGVGWNIQGMHTQGYNHISLGFAFFGTKEGHSPSPAALSAMEGLISYAIQKGHLSSMYVQPLLVKGENCLAPLQKASPKKACSNIVPRSAWEARKTHCPKMKLPAKYVVIFHTAGRTCIMSDECHLLVQDIQSFFIDRLNSCDIGYNFLVGQDGVIYEGVGWNVQGSRAPGYNDIALGIAFMGTFLGTPPNAAALEAAQNLIQCAVDKGYLTPNYLLVGHSDIVNTLSPGEALYNIIKTWPHFKH; encoded by the exons ATGTTGAGAGAACATTCAGGAAAAGGAGCTGCTCTGGCCAAGAGAG GTGCTTTCTCCTGGAATGAAACACAAGCCAAACGCATATCAGAGGGCCTTCAGGACCTGTTTGGCAACATCTCTCAGCTTATTGATAAA GGTTACCCCACTGATGTCTCCACAGTGGTCTCTCACAAGGAGTGGGGGGCAGAAGCTGTTGGCTGCAGCACTCCACTGACCAGGCCTGTGGATTTCTTTGTCACACACCATGTCCCTGGACTGGAGTGTCACAACCGGACTGCATGTAGTCAGAGGCTGTGGGAACTCTGGGACCATCATGTGCACAACAACAGCTGGTGTGACGTGGCCTACAA CTTCCTGGTTGGAGACGATGGCAGGGTATATGAAGGTGTTGGCTGGAACATCCAAGGCATGCACACCCAGGGCTACAACCACATCTCCCTGGGCTTTGCTTTCTTTGGCACCAAGGAAG GCCACAGTCCTAGCCCTGCTGCCCTGTCAGCCATGGAAGGTCTGATCTCCTATGCAATCCAGAAGGGCCACCTGTCCTCCATGTATGTTCAGCCACTTCTTGTGAAAGGTGAAAACTGCCTGGCCCCTCTGCAGAAGGCAAGTCCTAAGAAAG cttgctccaACATTGTCCCTCGATCTGCATGGGAGGCCAGGAAGACGCACTGTCCCAAGATGAAGCTCCCAGCTAAGTATGTTGTCATTTTCCACACCGCTGGGAGAACCTGCATCATGTCTGATGAGTGCCACCTGCTGGTCCAAGATATCCAGTCCTTCTTCATAGACAGATTGAATTCATGTGACATTGGGTATAA CTTCCTTGTGGGGCAGGATGGTGTCATTTATGAAGGAGTGGGCTGGAATGTCCAAGGCTCCCGTGCTCCTGGCTACAATGACATTGCCCTGGGCATTGCCTTCATGGGGACCTTCTTGG GTACCCCACCCAATGCTGCAGCCCTGGAGGCAGCCCAGAACCTGATCCAGTGTGCAGTGGACAAGGGGTATTTAACTCCCAACTACCTGCTGGTGGGACACAGTGATATTGTCAATACCCTGTCTCCTGGGGAAGCTTTGTACAACATCATTAAGACTTGGCCTCATTTCAAACACTGA